The following are encoded together in the Salmonella enterica subsp. enterica serovar Choleraesuis genome:
- a CDS encoding ABC transporter ATP-binding protein — MIKLENLTKQFKQKNGQVFNAVDNVNLHVPKGEMCVLLGPSGCGKTTTLKMINRLITPGSGKILINGKNTEEFDTVTLRRNIGYVIQQIGLFPNMTIAENITVVPRMLGWDKKRCQERAAELMNMVALDPKHYLPRYPKELSGGQQQRIGVIRALAADPPVLLMDEPFGAIDPINREVIQNEFLEMQRQLRKTVMLVSHDIDEALKLGDRIAVFRQGKIVQCASPDELLAKPANEFVGSFVGQDRTLKRLLLVQAGDVTDQQPTITGSKDMPLPEAFAIMDDNDMRSLAIVDSDGKPLGFVKRREARGAQGRCEEMLHPFVITGKAEDNLRIVLSKLYEHNMVWMPIVDEDGRYSGEISQDYIADYLSSGRTRRALNIVTG; from the coding sequence ATGATAAAACTGGAAAATTTAACCAAGCAATTTAAGCAGAAAAATGGCCAGGTATTTAACGCGGTCGATAACGTTAACCTGCACGTGCCAAAAGGTGAAATGTGTGTCCTTCTTGGGCCATCTGGCTGTGGAAAAACAACCACACTTAAGATGATCAATCGCCTGATAACTCCGGGCAGCGGCAAAATTTTGATTAACGGTAAAAATACCGAAGAGTTCGACACCGTCACCCTGCGGCGCAATATTGGCTATGTTATCCAGCAAATCGGGCTATTTCCTAATATGACCATCGCGGAAAATATCACCGTTGTTCCCCGCATGCTGGGCTGGGACAAAAAGCGTTGCCAGGAACGGGCTGCCGAGTTGATGAATATGGTAGCGTTGGATCCTAAACACTATCTGCCCCGCTACCCCAAAGAGCTGTCCGGCGGACAGCAGCAGCGTATCGGCGTGATCCGCGCTCTGGCGGCAGATCCTCCGGTGTTACTGATGGATGAACCTTTTGGCGCTATTGACCCGATCAACCGAGAGGTCATCCAAAATGAGTTTTTGGAGATGCAGCGCCAGCTGCGTAAAACCGTAATGCTGGTTAGCCATGATATCGACGAAGCATTGAAACTAGGCGACCGAATTGCGGTATTCCGGCAGGGAAAAATCGTGCAGTGCGCCAGCCCTGATGAATTGCTGGCCAAGCCGGCAAACGAGTTCGTAGGCTCTTTTGTTGGCCAGGATCGCACGCTGAAACGCCTGCTGCTGGTTCAGGCTGGCGACGTTACCGACCAGCAGCCAACCATTACCGGCAGCAAAGATATGCCGCTGCCAGAGGCATTTGCCATTATGGATGATAACGATATGCGCTCGCTGGCTATTGTCGATAGCGATGGTAAGCCGCTTGGATTTGTTAAGCGTCGCGAGGCTCGTGGTGCTCAGGGGCGATGTGAAGAGATGCTGCATCCATTCGTGATCACCGGTAAGGCGGAAGATAACCTGCGTATCGTGCTGTCCAAACTCTATGAGCATAATATGGTCTGGATGCCGATAGTCGATGAGGATGGCCGCTATAGCGGAGAAATCTCGCAGGATTATATCGCTGATTATCTCAGTTCTGGTCGTACCCGACGGGCGCTGAATATCGTTACTGGCTGA